In one window of Tachypleus tridentatus isolate NWPU-2018 chromosome 2, ASM421037v1, whole genome shotgun sequence DNA:
- the LOC143245401 gene encoding serine/threonine-protein phosphatase with EF-hands pef-1-like isoform X2: MGCAGSAIRYPNSRAVQKFETMSAIERTIKAALLIQRWYRRYRARLEIRRRCYWTIFQSLEYAGEQDQIRLYSFFTDLMTHIACDKSSFSNSIASSLRGRPRILSEIEEEDRELWKETNPNLVPVESTYEGPHIRLPLTADQVTLLINSFRKRKLLHAHYVLTLLHEARKILRCKPNINIAHTTLSRHITICGDLHGKLDDLLTIFYKNSLPASDNPYIFNGDFVDRGVQSVEVFLLLIACLLVWPDTVFLNRGNHEDFSVNIRYGFIKEIMFKYTRHATRIIQVIEDVYSWLPLATIIDNKVFVVHGGVTERTDLKKISRMDRHQLITILQPPVIDGKMTCDQEEWDQVVGILWSDPRPQPGCHTNSVRGGGSFFGPDVTESFLQRHQLERIIRSHECKPDGFEFTHGDRVLTVFSASNYYAMGTNKAAYVKLVGRNLVTQIVMYVSSSHTSNAKIQQRQGYVEQSALRELKQLICASHLLLMEKFHMEDTENLGKICVGRWCDIMKEVVGLQLPWRLLCPKIAKLDPLSGKVYYESIFHEYTLQNKLIEQNEWSLLETLYRSKDTLETIFRFIDSDGSGLISMEEFTDACQLLSQHLKTPMHQEEIQDLARSIDINKDGFIDFNEFLEAFRLVDNDYSTRSSENHTCGLFCQDER, from the exons cCATCAAAGCAGCGTTGCTAATACAACGCTGGTATCGACGGTACCGTGCAAGACTTGAAATCAGACGTCGGTGCTACTGGACTATTTTCCAGTCTCTTGAATATGCCGGAGAACAGGATCAAATCAGA CTGTATAGCTTCTTTACTGATCTCATGACTCACATAGCCTGTGATAAATCTTCTTTTTCAAACTCCATAGCCAGCTCTCTAAGAG GTAGGCCTCGTATTCTATCGGAAATTGAAGAAGAGGACAGAGAACTTTGGAAGGAAACAAACCCTAATTTGGTACCCGTAGAGTCAACTTATGAGGGTCCTCACATCCGCCTTCCTCTTACGGCAGATCAAGTAACTTTACTCATCAATTCCTTCAGAAAACGGAAA ttACTACATGCCCACTATGTTTTGACGTTATTGCACGAGGCTAGGAAGATACTACGCTGTAAGCCTAACATAAATATTGCTCACACGACTCTATCAAGACACATCACAATTTGTGGGGACCTTCATGGGAAACTCGACGATCttcttacaatattttacaaa AACAGTCTTCCAGCTTCTGACAACCCATACATATTCAATGGGGATTTTGTGGACCGAGGGGTTCAGTCTGTAGAGGTGTTTTTGCTCTTGATTGCCTGTCTACTGGTATGGCCTGATACAGTATTCCTTAACCGGGGTAACCACGAGGACTTTAGTGTCAACATAAG GTATGGGTTTATCAAGGAGATCATGTTTAAATACACG CGTCACGCGACTCGGATCATTCAAGTTATAGAAGATGTGTACAGCTGGCTTCCTCTAGCCACGATAATTGACAATAAAGTGTTTGTAGTCCACGGTGGGGTTACAGAACGAACTGATCTGAAGAAGATATCTAGGATGGACAGGCATCAG CTTATTACTATCCTTCAACCTCCAGTGATCGATGGGAAGATGACCTGTGACCAAGAGGAGTGGGACCAG GTTGTTGGAATTTTATGGAGTGATCCGAGACCTCAGCCAGGATGCCACACAAATTCAGTCAGGGGAGGTGGGAGTTTTTTTGGACCAGATGTGACGGAGTCATTCCTGCAGCGCCATCAGTTAGAGAGAATTATACGCTCACATGAATGCAAACCAGATGGTTTTGAATTTACTCATGGTGACAGG GTTCTTACAGTTTTCTCAGCTTCTAATTATTATGCTATGGGAACAAATAAGGCCGCGTACGTGAAACTTGTAGGAAGGAACCTAGTAACACAGATTGTGATGTACGTCAGCTCAAGTCATACCAGCAATGCCAAAATACAACAAAG GCAAGGATATGTTGAACAGTCAGCACTAAGGGAACTGAAGCAGCTTATCTGTGCATCTCATCTGTTACTGATGGAGAAGTTTCACATGGAAGACACTGAAAACTTAG GAAAGATATGTGTTGGCCGTTGGTGTGATATCATGAAGGAAGTGGTAGGTCTACAACTACCATGGAGACTGCTCTGTCCTAAGATAGCCAAGTTGGATCCATTATCTGGCAAAGTTTACTATGAGTCAATATTCCACGAGTATACTCTTCAGAACAAGCTTATTGAACAG AACGAATGGTCACTTCTGGAAACCTTATACCGAAGTAAAGACACCCTGGAGACCATATTCAGGTTCATTGATAGTGATGGGTCAG GCCTAATTTCCATGGAAGAGTTTACGGATGCTTGTCAACTGTTAAGTCAACATCTAAAAACACCCATGCATCAAGAAGAGATTCAGGATCTAGCCAGGAGTATAGACATTAACAAGGATGGATTCATTGACTTTAACGAGTTTCTAGAAGCCTTCCGTCTTGTAGACAATGATTATTCAACTCGAAGCTCAGAAAACCACACCTGTGGATTGTTTTGCCAAGACGAGAGATGA
- the LOC143245401 gene encoding serine/threonine-protein phosphatase with EF-hands pef-1-like isoform X3, whose product MLYRSGTKTDNEDNIRIKEIMGCAGSAIRYPNSRAVQKFETMSAIERTIKAALLIQRWYRRYRARLEIRRRCYWTIFQSLEYAGEQDQIRLYSFFTDLMTHIACDKSSFSNSIASSLRGRPRILSEIEEEDRELWKETNPNLVPVESTYEGPHIRLPLTADQVTLLINSFRKRKLLHAHYVLTLLHEARKILRCKPNINIAHTTLSRHITICGDLHGKLDDLLTIFYKNSLPASDNPYIFNGDFVDRGVQSVEVFLLLIACLLVWPDTVFLNRGNHEDFSVNIRYGFIKEIMFKYTLITILQPPVIDGKMTCDQEEWDQVVGILWSDPRPQPGCHTNSVRGGGSFFGPDVTESFLQRHQLERIIRSHECKPDGFEFTHGDRVLTVFSASNYYAMGTNKAAYVKLVGRNLVTQIVMYVSSSHTSNAKIQQRQGYVEQSALRELKQLICASHLLLMEKFHMEDTENLGKICVGRWCDIMKEVVGLQLPWRLLCPKIAKLDPLSGKVYYESIFHEYTLQNKLIEQNEWSLLETLYRSKDTLETIFRFIDSDGSGLISMEEFTDACQLLSQHLKTPMHQEEIQDLARSIDINKDGFIDFNEFLEAFRLVDNDYSTRSSENHTCGLFCQDER is encoded by the exons cCATCAAAGCAGCGTTGCTAATACAACGCTGGTATCGACGGTACCGTGCAAGACTTGAAATCAGACGTCGGTGCTACTGGACTATTTTCCAGTCTCTTGAATATGCCGGAGAACAGGATCAAATCAGA CTGTATAGCTTCTTTACTGATCTCATGACTCACATAGCCTGTGATAAATCTTCTTTTTCAAACTCCATAGCCAGCTCTCTAAGAG GTAGGCCTCGTATTCTATCGGAAATTGAAGAAGAGGACAGAGAACTTTGGAAGGAAACAAACCCTAATTTGGTACCCGTAGAGTCAACTTATGAGGGTCCTCACATCCGCCTTCCTCTTACGGCAGATCAAGTAACTTTACTCATCAATTCCTTCAGAAAACGGAAA ttACTACATGCCCACTATGTTTTGACGTTATTGCACGAGGCTAGGAAGATACTACGCTGTAAGCCTAACATAAATATTGCTCACACGACTCTATCAAGACACATCACAATTTGTGGGGACCTTCATGGGAAACTCGACGATCttcttacaatattttacaaa AACAGTCTTCCAGCTTCTGACAACCCATACATATTCAATGGGGATTTTGTGGACCGAGGGGTTCAGTCTGTAGAGGTGTTTTTGCTCTTGATTGCCTGTCTACTGGTATGGCCTGATACAGTATTCCTTAACCGGGGTAACCACGAGGACTTTAGTGTCAACATAAG GTATGGGTTTATCAAGGAGATCATGTTTAAATACACG CTTATTACTATCCTTCAACCTCCAGTGATCGATGGGAAGATGACCTGTGACCAAGAGGAGTGGGACCAG GTTGTTGGAATTTTATGGAGTGATCCGAGACCTCAGCCAGGATGCCACACAAATTCAGTCAGGGGAGGTGGGAGTTTTTTTGGACCAGATGTGACGGAGTCATTCCTGCAGCGCCATCAGTTAGAGAGAATTATACGCTCACATGAATGCAAACCAGATGGTTTTGAATTTACTCATGGTGACAGG GTTCTTACAGTTTTCTCAGCTTCTAATTATTATGCTATGGGAACAAATAAGGCCGCGTACGTGAAACTTGTAGGAAGGAACCTAGTAACACAGATTGTGATGTACGTCAGCTCAAGTCATACCAGCAATGCCAAAATACAACAAAG GCAAGGATATGTTGAACAGTCAGCACTAAGGGAACTGAAGCAGCTTATCTGTGCATCTCATCTGTTACTGATGGAGAAGTTTCACATGGAAGACACTGAAAACTTAG GAAAGATATGTGTTGGCCGTTGGTGTGATATCATGAAGGAAGTGGTAGGTCTACAACTACCATGGAGACTGCTCTGTCCTAAGATAGCCAAGTTGGATCCATTATCTGGCAAAGTTTACTATGAGTCAATATTCCACGAGTATACTCTTCAGAACAAGCTTATTGAACAG AACGAATGGTCACTTCTGGAAACCTTATACCGAAGTAAAGACACCCTGGAGACCATATTCAGGTTCATTGATAGTGATGGGTCAG GCCTAATTTCCATGGAAGAGTTTACGGATGCTTGTCAACTGTTAAGTCAACATCTAAAAACACCCATGCATCAAGAAGAGATTCAGGATCTAGCCAGGAGTATAGACATTAACAAGGATGGATTCATTGACTTTAACGAGTTTCTAGAAGCCTTCCGTCTTGTAGACAATGATTATTCAACTCGAAGCTCAGAAAACCACACCTGTGGATTGTTTTGCCAAGACGAGAGATGA
- the LOC143245401 gene encoding serine/threonine-protein phosphatase with EF-hands pef-1-like isoform X1 yields MLYRSGTKTDNEDNIRIKEIMGCAGSAIRYPNSRAVQKFETMSAIERTIKAALLIQRWYRRYRARLEIRRRCYWTIFQSLEYAGEQDQIRLYSFFTDLMTHIACDKSSFSNSIASSLRGRPRILSEIEEEDRELWKETNPNLVPVESTYEGPHIRLPLTADQVTLLINSFRKRKLLHAHYVLTLLHEARKILRCKPNINIAHTTLSRHITICGDLHGKLDDLLTIFYKNSLPASDNPYIFNGDFVDRGVQSVEVFLLLIACLLVWPDTVFLNRGNHEDFSVNIRYGFIKEIMFKYTRHATRIIQVIEDVYSWLPLATIIDNKVFVVHGGVTERTDLKKISRMDRHQLITILQPPVIDGKMTCDQEEWDQVVGILWSDPRPQPGCHTNSVRGGGSFFGPDVTESFLQRHQLERIIRSHECKPDGFEFTHGDRVLTVFSASNYYAMGTNKAAYVKLVGRNLVTQIVMYVSSSHTSNAKIQQRQGYVEQSALRELKQLICASHLLLMEKFHMEDTENLGKICVGRWCDIMKEVVGLQLPWRLLCPKIAKLDPLSGKVYYESIFHEYTLQNKLIEQNEWSLLETLYRSKDTLETIFRFIDSDGSGLISMEEFTDACQLLSQHLKTPMHQEEIQDLARSIDINKDGFIDFNEFLEAFRLVDNDYSTRSSENHTCGLFCQDER; encoded by the exons cCATCAAAGCAGCGTTGCTAATACAACGCTGGTATCGACGGTACCGTGCAAGACTTGAAATCAGACGTCGGTGCTACTGGACTATTTTCCAGTCTCTTGAATATGCCGGAGAACAGGATCAAATCAGA CTGTATAGCTTCTTTACTGATCTCATGACTCACATAGCCTGTGATAAATCTTCTTTTTCAAACTCCATAGCCAGCTCTCTAAGAG GTAGGCCTCGTATTCTATCGGAAATTGAAGAAGAGGACAGAGAACTTTGGAAGGAAACAAACCCTAATTTGGTACCCGTAGAGTCAACTTATGAGGGTCCTCACATCCGCCTTCCTCTTACGGCAGATCAAGTAACTTTACTCATCAATTCCTTCAGAAAACGGAAA ttACTACATGCCCACTATGTTTTGACGTTATTGCACGAGGCTAGGAAGATACTACGCTGTAAGCCTAACATAAATATTGCTCACACGACTCTATCAAGACACATCACAATTTGTGGGGACCTTCATGGGAAACTCGACGATCttcttacaatattttacaaa AACAGTCTTCCAGCTTCTGACAACCCATACATATTCAATGGGGATTTTGTGGACCGAGGGGTTCAGTCTGTAGAGGTGTTTTTGCTCTTGATTGCCTGTCTACTGGTATGGCCTGATACAGTATTCCTTAACCGGGGTAACCACGAGGACTTTAGTGTCAACATAAG GTATGGGTTTATCAAGGAGATCATGTTTAAATACACG CGTCACGCGACTCGGATCATTCAAGTTATAGAAGATGTGTACAGCTGGCTTCCTCTAGCCACGATAATTGACAATAAAGTGTTTGTAGTCCACGGTGGGGTTACAGAACGAACTGATCTGAAGAAGATATCTAGGATGGACAGGCATCAG CTTATTACTATCCTTCAACCTCCAGTGATCGATGGGAAGATGACCTGTGACCAAGAGGAGTGGGACCAG GTTGTTGGAATTTTATGGAGTGATCCGAGACCTCAGCCAGGATGCCACACAAATTCAGTCAGGGGAGGTGGGAGTTTTTTTGGACCAGATGTGACGGAGTCATTCCTGCAGCGCCATCAGTTAGAGAGAATTATACGCTCACATGAATGCAAACCAGATGGTTTTGAATTTACTCATGGTGACAGG GTTCTTACAGTTTTCTCAGCTTCTAATTATTATGCTATGGGAACAAATAAGGCCGCGTACGTGAAACTTGTAGGAAGGAACCTAGTAACACAGATTGTGATGTACGTCAGCTCAAGTCATACCAGCAATGCCAAAATACAACAAAG GCAAGGATATGTTGAACAGTCAGCACTAAGGGAACTGAAGCAGCTTATCTGTGCATCTCATCTGTTACTGATGGAGAAGTTTCACATGGAAGACACTGAAAACTTAG GAAAGATATGTGTTGGCCGTTGGTGTGATATCATGAAGGAAGTGGTAGGTCTACAACTACCATGGAGACTGCTCTGTCCTAAGATAGCCAAGTTGGATCCATTATCTGGCAAAGTTTACTATGAGTCAATATTCCACGAGTATACTCTTCAGAACAAGCTTATTGAACAG AACGAATGGTCACTTCTGGAAACCTTATACCGAAGTAAAGACACCCTGGAGACCATATTCAGGTTCATTGATAGTGATGGGTCAG GCCTAATTTCCATGGAAGAGTTTACGGATGCTTGTCAACTGTTAAGTCAACATCTAAAAACACCCATGCATCAAGAAGAGATTCAGGATCTAGCCAGGAGTATAGACATTAACAAGGATGGATTCATTGACTTTAACGAGTTTCTAGAAGCCTTCCGTCTTGTAGACAATGATTATTCAACTCGAAGCTCAGAAAACCACACCTGTGGATTGTTTTGCCAAGACGAGAGATGA
- the LOC143245401 gene encoding serine/threonine-protein phosphatase with EF-hands pef-1-like isoform X4 yields the protein MLYRSGTKTDNEDNIRIKEIMGCAGSAIRYPNSRAVQKFETMSAIERTIKAALLIQRWYRRYRARLEIRRRCYWTIFQSLEYAGEQDQIRLYSFFTDLMTHIACDKSSFSNSIASSLRGRPRILSEIEEEDRELWKETNPNLVPVESTYEGPHIRLPLTADQVTLLINSFRKRKNSLPASDNPYIFNGDFVDRGVQSVEVFLLLIACLLVWPDTVFLNRGNHEDFSVNIRYGFIKEIMFKYTRHATRIIQVIEDVYSWLPLATIIDNKVFVVHGGVTERTDLKKISRMDRHQLITILQPPVIDGKMTCDQEEWDQVVGILWSDPRPQPGCHTNSVRGGGSFFGPDVTESFLQRHQLERIIRSHECKPDGFEFTHGDRVLTVFSASNYYAMGTNKAAYVKLVGRNLVTQIVMYVSSSHTSNAKIQQRQGYVEQSALRELKQLICASHLLLMEKFHMEDTENLGKICVGRWCDIMKEVVGLQLPWRLLCPKIAKLDPLSGKVYYESIFHEYTLQNKLIEQNEWSLLETLYRSKDTLETIFRFIDSDGSGLISMEEFTDACQLLSQHLKTPMHQEEIQDLARSIDINKDGFIDFNEFLEAFRLVDNDYSTRSSENHTCGLFCQDER from the exons cCATCAAAGCAGCGTTGCTAATACAACGCTGGTATCGACGGTACCGTGCAAGACTTGAAATCAGACGTCGGTGCTACTGGACTATTTTCCAGTCTCTTGAATATGCCGGAGAACAGGATCAAATCAGA CTGTATAGCTTCTTTACTGATCTCATGACTCACATAGCCTGTGATAAATCTTCTTTTTCAAACTCCATAGCCAGCTCTCTAAGAG GTAGGCCTCGTATTCTATCGGAAATTGAAGAAGAGGACAGAGAACTTTGGAAGGAAACAAACCCTAATTTGGTACCCGTAGAGTCAACTTATGAGGGTCCTCACATCCGCCTTCCTCTTACGGCAGATCAAGTAACTTTACTCATCAATTCCTTCAGAAAACGGAAA AACAGTCTTCCAGCTTCTGACAACCCATACATATTCAATGGGGATTTTGTGGACCGAGGGGTTCAGTCTGTAGAGGTGTTTTTGCTCTTGATTGCCTGTCTACTGGTATGGCCTGATACAGTATTCCTTAACCGGGGTAACCACGAGGACTTTAGTGTCAACATAAG GTATGGGTTTATCAAGGAGATCATGTTTAAATACACG CGTCACGCGACTCGGATCATTCAAGTTATAGAAGATGTGTACAGCTGGCTTCCTCTAGCCACGATAATTGACAATAAAGTGTTTGTAGTCCACGGTGGGGTTACAGAACGAACTGATCTGAAGAAGATATCTAGGATGGACAGGCATCAG CTTATTACTATCCTTCAACCTCCAGTGATCGATGGGAAGATGACCTGTGACCAAGAGGAGTGGGACCAG GTTGTTGGAATTTTATGGAGTGATCCGAGACCTCAGCCAGGATGCCACACAAATTCAGTCAGGGGAGGTGGGAGTTTTTTTGGACCAGATGTGACGGAGTCATTCCTGCAGCGCCATCAGTTAGAGAGAATTATACGCTCACATGAATGCAAACCAGATGGTTTTGAATTTACTCATGGTGACAGG GTTCTTACAGTTTTCTCAGCTTCTAATTATTATGCTATGGGAACAAATAAGGCCGCGTACGTGAAACTTGTAGGAAGGAACCTAGTAACACAGATTGTGATGTACGTCAGCTCAAGTCATACCAGCAATGCCAAAATACAACAAAG GCAAGGATATGTTGAACAGTCAGCACTAAGGGAACTGAAGCAGCTTATCTGTGCATCTCATCTGTTACTGATGGAGAAGTTTCACATGGAAGACACTGAAAACTTAG GAAAGATATGTGTTGGCCGTTGGTGTGATATCATGAAGGAAGTGGTAGGTCTACAACTACCATGGAGACTGCTCTGTCCTAAGATAGCCAAGTTGGATCCATTATCTGGCAAAGTTTACTATGAGTCAATATTCCACGAGTATACTCTTCAGAACAAGCTTATTGAACAG AACGAATGGTCACTTCTGGAAACCTTATACCGAAGTAAAGACACCCTGGAGACCATATTCAGGTTCATTGATAGTGATGGGTCAG GCCTAATTTCCATGGAAGAGTTTACGGATGCTTGTCAACTGTTAAGTCAACATCTAAAAACACCCATGCATCAAGAAGAGATTCAGGATCTAGCCAGGAGTATAGACATTAACAAGGATGGATTCATTGACTTTAACGAGTTTCTAGAAGCCTTCCGTCTTGTAGACAATGATTATTCAACTCGAAGCTCAGAAAACCACACCTGTGGATTGTTTTGCCAAGACGAGAGATGA